From Spodoptera frugiperda isolate SF20-4 chromosome 27, AGI-APGP_CSIRO_Sfru_2.0, whole genome shotgun sequence:
TCTGCTTCGTCAAGACTAGACAGTGATAAATACAAATATCACGCTACTTTCAAAGATCAGAATTCAACCAATGACATCGAGAAAGAAAAAGGATCTTCTACTGTATTCCCTCCTGTGAGAAATCTACAAACAAGAAAGTATGGACGTAGTCGAGTCAAATCTAAAGATGGTAAATCAGATGTTGTTGTTACTTCTCCGAAACCTAGAGAAAGAAGTATAAGAAAGTTCAGCGAATCCTTCTCTAAGACGACTGAGGCTTCAACCAACGGGGTAAGTAGCACTATTCTATTTTACGTAGACAGAAAATGTTACAGATGATTTTCATTATTGTTACCAAACTTTACAGATAACGCCTGAACCTGATAAATCTAAGAGTAGGTTCAGTTCTAAATACAGAGCTTCGTATCTTGATAAACCATTTTACAAACCCACTGTACCTACCATTACATCATCAACTGTAAGTAACACATTACAAAGATTAACATATTAAATACAGTATGTTTTCAAAATTATCTCAATGAAATTTATCCAGAACCCTCAGAGAAAAAAGTTATTTCTAACAAAGCCCCTTTATCGAATTGGCGTTAAGATATCAAAATTTtgattcatattcatattaatattcatcatggcactttataataaaaccatCATCACCGTTTGGAACTAAAAAGCGTTATTTCTGATTGTTTAGATTATCATGATTATTATTCCAACCACCATTTTAAGTTAACTAACTTAACTAGTTCTGATATACAAAATACTTCTGCAATCAGAAATAACTCTTATCTGATTgtcattcaatttaaaactcAATGTTAAGCATCAGCGTGATATGTGTCATTTTAACATTAATGAGAAATTTCTTATTGCTAAAGGCTTGGCTGAAATTCTACGTCACTGACCACCTGTTGACAAAGTCTGTAGAAGAGCCTAATTGGTTCGAAGGAGACATATACACTACCGAGTCGATATCAAGACAGAACAACACAACGCCATACTTTCATGAATCATCCATTGAACTGGTTAATGGAATCATATAGTTAACATATACATCATTGTCACGATCATTGCTCATTTCATTCACCCTGTTGTAAATGgatttgatttagttttaaagAGATGTAGATTTTAAGACAATCAATTTGTAATGTTAAGTTCATAATAGATATTTTCACTATTTTTACCTAAAATCTCTTTAAAGCAAAATTTTACTTACAAGTTTTTGCGTTAAAATCATCAATATATCGCACAATTAATGACTTAAAGCATTTAAACAGACGCAAAAACTTAACAAACTAATGTACGTATGTGTAGAATAGCATTCACTAACATACTATTAATATAAgacattaaataatgtatacatGTGACATCTTGTTTTAATACATAACATCATCTATGGCTAACTTTCATCTAACACTAACCTCTAAACATCTGACTTTTATCTTAATTCCAAAATACGTAAAGAGGCTTTGGTCTTTGCACGAGTTTCTACTCGGGTTACCACTACATGcaaaattttcttttcaatatcaAGCATTCTTATTACACCAAAATTCTACTTTTCTGTTTTTATGGGTGAGATTACTTCTTATTTCAGGTTGAGGGAGAAGAAATACAATTAGGGCCAGACCTGAACGCTATTTCCTTTACTCAAACACGAAGGACACTGTCCTCGGCAGACCTAAGATTGTCCGAGAGTCTGGTGAAGCCGCCACTCGTGATGAACGTTGAGGCGTCACACCACTCGCCGTCAGTTACAGTATCTATATTTGATGCTTTAGCTGAAATACTCACGTCAACACCCAAACCACGAATCTCGACAACAACCGAAGTACCGAAAATACAAAAACTTAATACTGACGTTAAACAAGTACTCGACGGCGTGAGTAGCAACAATAATGTAAATAGTGTCCAAGACTTAGCGGGTCAGGACACATTTATGTCAACCAACGCCGATGTAAGCACTAGTACTAAATCTGTACAGCCCACTGTTCAAGGCACACCAAATGTGATTAACAGTATTTTGGTCGGGGGAACTGTTACACAGTCACTAAACACAGAAGACGGAAGTAAAATTCCTGTGAATACACCACAACCCACTACTCCCATTCCCACTCCCACAACTCCCATTTCCGCAAGGAAACCATTTGCCATTAGAGTGTTGTACTCTGAAACAGAACCGCCAAAAGACAAAACCACGACTGCATCCACACCAACTCAGGGATCGACTGACCGTCCGAAAATGGTATATAACACTGTGTCTGATCTTTTGTTGTCCAATAACAATTTAGTATCTTCTGAACTAACTAGCATGTTgtcaaataacattataaatattatagaaaacatGGATGAAGATAGTAGATCGAAACTAAAGAGTTTAGATATGGCTAAAGTATTAAAAAGTTTGATTCCCAGAGCTTTAGATGGACTTGCGACTGTACTTGACAATGCCGATTCAATCCCAAACACAACGCCTTACAGTTTGGAGGATATTAGGGATACCGCGAAAATTGTTATTGATGGTGTAGAATATGATAATTCCCTCCAAAGTGTAAGCACTGGCGGTAATGTAAATATCACTGTAGATAATAGAAATGTACCCATTAGTGTCACACAAAATCCTACTACTGTAAATAGTCCTGTTACACCGGCAACTGTAGAAAGCACAAGGTCTGTATCTAGTAGCCAGGGGACGACAGCTGCTTCAACTTCTACGACAACTGCTAATGCAATAAGAGCTACGGCTGCTGCAACACCAACCACAGCGGCTGCTACGTCTCCTGTCTCCTCAGAAACGGCCTCATTAAATGTAGATATTGTAAGTGATACACCAAGTGACTTTACTAACAAGAATGTTCCTTTACCTTTTCTCACAAACTTCCAAAGCAATGACTTCACTGTTGATGAATCTGATAAACTATTCGGTGCTGCAACTACAGCTATTCTAAAACCTTTAAGTCTGTCCATTGTATCTTCATCTGTATCACCACCACAGCGTGATATAGATGAAATACAGGATCCTAGTCAAGTATCGCGGTTACAGTTATGGGTACTATCAAAGAAAGCTAGAGTATTGAAAATGATTGAAGACATTATAAGACAACACAATAATGAGTTAGCAACACTACCGCCTTTGACTGATTTTGTTAGCCCATCTGGCAATATCAACTTGTCGGAACGTTTGACAAACATTATGAATACCATGATAGCCTCGACTGAAACTGTGACGACTCGTGATACTGAAACTACTTCTCCTATGACTACCCCATCCTTTGTAATTAATCCTCTTTCCACCAATGTATTCGAAGCAACTACGACAGCCAGCCCCCCAACTGTCCTTACGACCACGACGGAGGCAGTATCATCAAGTAGTGTGCCATCTACTAGTGACACTGTCTCTATATCTTCACGTTCGGGTCGCACCCAAGCAATCGATGGCACAACGGGTTCGTCTTCTGTCACTACTACAGTTACAACTGATGCTAGTGAAACCATCAATGATGTTACAAGTACCATGCCGGCACCGACTACTGATCAAAAGGTCGAAATATTAAGTCGACTTCAAGAGGCTCCTGTCACAACCACAACGATTGCTAGTTCAGAAACAATGGAAACTACAACCCTAGTAGCTGACACCGAGACAACGACACAAAATGTAGAAACGACTACATTCAACATAGACACCACTACTTCTACCGACGCTTCAGACAACAACACTTCACAAACAACAGTTAGTACTTTGAGTGTTGGAACACCAGCTATTCCGAAAAAAGACTATGTCATATTCGGAATATTACCTAACAATACAGTGGTACGTAAAAATCCTAACGAAGACATATTGGAACAATTAACAGAGGCGAGCCCATATATCGTTTACGGTGTACTACCCAATAACACAGTAATACGTAAATTCCCGAACGGGACCAGAGTGCCACGAGTTATGCAAAAAATTGACATTCTGCCAATCAGCCCGTGGAGTTTAAGAAATCCATACAGCCCCATCCATAATAATCCGGCCATTGTCAGACCGCAGCCTAACCCCATCCGAGAATCCACTAATACTGCGACATCCACAGACACATCAAATAACGGAACGGAAAGATTAACCAACGACACTGTAAATAACCAACAACGGATGGTATTGACTTTATGTTATTTAGCTTAACGCTCGGCTTGGTGCTTTCTTTCTCACTAGCAGGCGCAATGTCTCTGGAGCGGTCGGCGCATGCGGAACGGACGACGGGTCTTGAGGTCTTCGTAAGCTGTGCATGCCTGTAGCACGATAACCGCTTCTAATAACTTCGGcggtaacattttatttcgatATTGCAGATTACTCCATCGGcacttaatattaaaagcaGTAACGGTATAACTACCACCATTATGCCAGAAAAAAGCACTGCCTCGCATGTATTGAGTTTACGCACAACTACAATGCTACCTTCTATTGATGAGATTCTGCTTAATAGTATATCTTCGGCCGCTATACAGGAGATGGTCATATCGGAAATGACGAGCTCTACTCGCGAACCAAGAATATTAACACTGGATATTGATCCGgaggtataattatattatttatatacgtTAGACGTTtccttatttatatatttctttttattactgTGGTCACTAATCTTCACTATAATTTATCACACATTTTCATATGCAATCATAACCCTTGGACTTGgtatattaatataatctaGTAGTAATAAGTTGATTTTTAAAAAGGTAAGTGGTGAAGGTTCACCTTATAAGTAGTTTGGCAATTACCTGTGTAAATACAACTGCTGTTAAAACTTTTATAAGACAAAGTGATGATACCAAATTAAcctcaaacaaaacaattacagaCGAAACAAATACGTACGGAAAAGCCAGGGGAAGGTGATGGAAGTGCCGTATTTAAATTTATACCAATTGATGAAGTTACGGTCGCACCGCAAAACTCGAACGTATTGAAACTGGCTTCGACTAAAACACCACCATCGACAAATTCCGTACAAACTGAGACACAAACTATGTCGACATCGTCTGTTACTGAGATGAGTACGCAGACACCACAAGTACAAACACAAGAAACAACAATGAACGAGGCAACAACGACTCAGAGAACAACTATTATGCCTGAAATAACGGTTATGTCGTCTGCATTCACTAATGCTCCCGGAACTGTGCCAACCACCACGAGCCAGCCGACTACTCTACCTCCTACGACTACTACTACGCCTGCACCTATCACTACGACAACGGAGCCAACAACGACTACGACAACGACAACGACAACAACACCAGcgccaacaacaacaacaacaacaactactactactacaaccACGACTACTCCAGCTCCAACAACAACTACTCCAGCTCCAACAACTACTACAGCGGCTCCAACGACAACACAGGCAACAACGGTAGTTCAATCCACTACTATTAGCGTAGAAGAAGAGTTAAGGAGATATAGAGAAGATGTCCAATTGCTACAAACATTACTGCAAGCTACGGGTCGTGATCCAAAGaatcttaatttaaatgcatTGTCACTAGGTGATCTAACCACTACAGTAAGACCTACCACCACTACTACAGCACCTACCACAACTAGGCCAACTACAACTACTAGAGCACCAACGACAACTCAGACCACTGACCCTGTAAAGTTATTGCAGGCATTGTTTACTAATCCAACAACATTGTCTATTCCAAATCTGGGTGGCAACTTAAGGGTATCAACTGGTCAAcaagcaacaacaacaacacgATCCATAGAAGATGATATTAAACAATTTGAGGAAGACACGAAATTATTACAAGCGCTTTTACAGGCTACTGGACAAAACCCTGCTTCTCTAAACATACCCGCATTAGATAGTCTAACAACTGTAAGAATCCCAATTACACAAACAACTAATATTCCAACTACAACAGCTAtaccaacaacaacaacaaccacaactactactactactacagtTAGACCAACAACGACAACAACTAGGCCGACAACAACCAGTAGGCCaacaacaacacaaaacatTGAAGACGACATCAAACAATTCCAAGAAGACACGAAACTTTTACAGGCTCTGTTACAGGCGACTGGTCAAAACCCAAGTACTTTAAATATTCCAGTAATATCTGGTATAACATCCAATGTGAGGATAGCTTCTAATCCTCAAACAACATCGTTGGGATCAAACCCAACAACACCGTTGAATATTAGACCCGTGTTTGCAACAACTAATGGTCCAGTATTCCAAACATTCGCACCTAGAACTGTTTCAACTACGTTACAGCCTGTGACTGATGTTGGGATTTCCACGACTTTCACGCCTTTCAACCGAGAAAGGTTGACGACAACAATAAGGAGTGCTCCAACTACATTGACTGGTCGACGTGCTCCATTCACTGGATTCACTTCAACTACAGAAATGCCCAGTTCTTCTACGTTCTCTGTTGAAGAGGATTTGGCTTTCTTGAAGAATTTGGTaagtagttgttttttttttaattgaaaggATAAAAAATtatcgtaatttttttaattgccTCTACAAAATTGTTCAATGTTGTTACTTGTGACATTAAAAGTCAAactgaaaattttaatgtataggatttttatacattaaatgTGCCGAATTTCTGTTTACAGAAAACAGTGCTGAAAACAAACCCTAATAATGAAGATCCTGAAGCAGCTCTAGCGAATCGTATCATAGCACTAGCTGTAGAAAGGAGTCTCAATGAAATACAAACGGGCACGGGCGAAACAGTCCGCTCAGGGAAAAATATAGCTGTCAGTGGAAACAATTTGATACCTTCCACAAATAGACCTGCACCCACAACTACCACACCTTtaccaacaacaacaacaacaactactactactacgacAACTACAACAACACCACGTCCAACAACAACGACACAAAGGCCAACAACCACACAGAGACCAACAACAACTGTCAATGGACCGTCTATCGAAGATGATATCAGACAATTCCAAGAAGACACTAAGCTACTTCAAGCACTACTTAAAGCCACTGGACAAGATCCATCCAAACTCAATTTGCCTACACTACCAAACTTAAATGTGAGTCCCAATCTACCAAATGGTGTCAGTGATGATCTGAAACTGCTCTCAAATCTACTAGCTTCGCCATCACCATTGAACGAACCGTTCGATTCGCTAACGCCGAAGCCAACTATTAACTCTAATGTTAAGGAAGTAAAGCCTAAAACGGCTTTGCCGTACGGAGCAAAAATAGCTGTTAAGGATAGTTTGAAAAGTGATCAGGATGATGAGAAGTTGTTACAAACTTTGATCAAATTACAGGGCGCACAGGAGACTACGACTCAAAGGAGTAAACTCACTATCACTGGTAAGTTGGTTTGTTAACATATTTTGAAgtaagtatctatgtatatatCTAATTTCATTAAACTACGGCAATAATAGTCAATACGTTTGACATATTATTACGATtaaaatttaagttattttattacagtgatttaaaatttaaaatgtgacAATTTGTCCTTGAAAGCAACATGCATGTTGGTCCTAAAAGTCGCTTCAAATAATCCGTTTATAATGTTCCAGGACAATCTTCCGACGAAGCCCTTAAGAAACTGATTCAGCAGACTCAACCGACAGGAATGGTGTCCGAAGCAACGCGAGCGCCTATCTCTCTTAGCACCGAGTATGGCAAGAGCAACGACGCGTTGCTGGCAGCTTTGCTGAAGGAGCAAGGTTTCGGTCCAACCACGGCAAGTTCTTTGGATGAGCAACTTCGACTCGCTGTTAGTCCTAACTTTTCTTACTTCACCTAATACATTGGAAGAACATTAGTTCTTCCAAAGCCCAttcattatacatttaaaatttaaactttcaTAATATCACTGATGCAAACAACTCGTAAC
This genomic window contains:
- the LOC118263930 gene encoding mucin-5AC isoform X11, yielding MRMRAGVWCVAALALLAVTSALRTSQVEGVSRSRRLQAPSASDSNNVAETGPSENVQPTFRPRSSRRREETPQKDVVRTRTRSRPEVVPTPEQSQSPKNERFDVRRTRTRSQTVTESTNKDASLTREPVTRSRSRGGSRRPTAAPAPAPTSAPVDLTSPNIDESKIEVINSNLDDITKIPKEDTATTQFRRRTPVVQTTEKVTPIRSRGRGSTRANARSLDLDVSGTTNTLNVAEKAPTTARTAQQPDLRNARKLRYKTRPSETDTNLTGEGLVTANEVIKSSQNKESVTSQAEIQTAAPTAVETIVQHITEANKPKSTTLKVTKVVRRPLGRGKVNFRPSVSLPKIPVSDEIAEDDNYPESFKALIQAKNASTEASSSTEESLSLKASQKVYKTYPASPQSTLTGPGTNKYSRFRNKQVTAEESKNENKEDTKGVETTVAPAVSRPRNSEYKPRGTYSARARKSTSSPSSTTASTVSGQSTEKPAFKYSRKFKAPSTESPKIEVKSKPVELSSNLKKTFVRPPVYSRKFKGKTSTEASSTESVKIENPSFTKKTVLPRTSYYSRLRNNVKNEVSSTTEAVVEVTPESEPKTTVESVDAPLVIALLNNSEDRKTARIDDQPENNDNLMFLISVTSKESLENNTNNDVINTAEESENMPILNVSPSASSRLDSDKYKYHATFKDQNSTNDIEKEKGSSTVFPPVRNLQTRKYGRSRVKSKDGKSDVVVTSPKPRERSIRKFSESFSKTTEASTNGITPEPDKSKSRFSSKYRASYLDKPFYKPTVPTITSSTVEGEEIQLGPDLNAISFTQTRRTLSSADLRLSESLVKPPLVMNVEASHHSPSVTVSIFDALAEILTSTPKPRISTTTEVPKIQKLNTDVKQVLDGVSSNNNVNSVQDLAGQDTFMSTNADVSTSTKSVQPTVQGTPNVINSILVGGTVTQSLNTEDGSKIPVNTPQPTTPIPTPTTPISARKPFAIRVLYSETEPPKDKTTTASTPTQGSTDRPKMVYNTVSDLLLSNNNLVSSELTSMLSNNIINIIENMDEDSRSKLKSLDMAKVLKSLIPRALDGLATVLDNADSIPNTTPYSLEDIRDTAKIVIDGVEYDNSLQSVSTGGNVNITVDNRNVPISVTQNPTTVNSPVTPATVESTRSVSSSQGTTAASTSTTTANAIRATAAATPTTAAATSPVSSETASLNVDIVSDTPSDFTNKNVPLPFLTNFQSNDFTVDESDKLFGAATTAILKPLSLSIVSSSVSPPQRDIDEIQDPSQVSRLQLWVLSKKARVLKMIEDIIRQHNNELATLPPLTDFVSPSGNINLSERLTNIMNTMIASTETVTTRDTETTSPMTTPSFVINPLSTNVFEATTTASPPTVLTTTTEAVSSSSVPSTSDTVSISSRSGRTQAIDGTTGSSSVTTTVTTDASETINDVTSTMPAPTTDQKVEILSRLQEAPVTTTTIASSETMETTTLVADTETTTQNVETTTFNIDTTTSTDASDNNTSQTTVSTLSVGTPAIPKKDYVIFGILPNNTVVRKNPNEDILEQLTEASPYIVYGVLPNNTVIRKFPNGTRVPRVMQKIDILPISPWSLRNPYSPIHNNPAIVRPQPNPIRESTNTATSTDTSNNGTERLTNDTVNNQQRMITPSALNIKSSNGITTTIMPEKSTASHVLSLRTTTMLPSIDEILLNSISSAAIQEMVISEMTSSTREPRILTLDIDPETKQIRTEKPGEGDGSAVFKFIPIDEVTVAPQNSNVLKLASTKTPPSTNSVQTETQTMSTSSVTEMSTQTPQVQTQETTMNEATTTQRTTIMPEITVMSSAFTNAPGTVPTTTSQPTTLPPTTTTTPAPITTTTEPTTTTTTTTTTTPAPTTTTTTTTTTTTTTTPAPTTTTPAPTTTTAAPTTTQATTVVQSTTISVEEELRRYREDVQLLQTLLQATGRDPKNLNLNALSLGDLTTTVRPTTTTTAPTTTRPTTTTRAPTTTQTTDPVKLLQALFTNPTTLSIPNLGGNLRVSTGQQATTTTRSIEDDIKQFEEDTKLLQALLQATGQNPASLNIPALDSLTTVRIPITQTTNIPTTTAIPTTTTTTTTTTTTVRPTTTTTRPTTTSRPTTTQNIEDDIKQFQEDTKLLQALLQATGQNPSTLNIPVISGITSNVRIASNPQTTSLGSNPTTPLNIRPVFATTNGPVFQTFAPRTVSTTLQPVTDVGISTTFTPFNRERLTTTIRSAPTTLTGRRAPFTGFTSTTEMPSSSTFSVEEDLAFLKNLKTVLKTNPNNEDPEAALANRIIALAVERSLNEIQTGTGETVRSGKNIAVSGNNLIPSTNRPAPTTTTPLPTTTTTTTTTTTTTTTPRPTTTTQRPTTTQRPTTTVNGPSIEDDIRQFQEDTKLLQALLKATGQDPSKLNLPTLPNLNGAQETTTQRSKLTITGQSSDEALKKLIQQTQPTGMVSEATRAPISLSTEYGKSNDALLAALLKEQGFGPTTASSLDEQLRLAIPLEPPRAVTAQQEPGRGQLVSAAINVTRAFSQFLGAAIQGAAQTVQSVIRAGQRAATDVYMNGSGGSG
- the LOC118263930 gene encoding mucin-5AC isoform X16; amino-acid sequence: MRMRAGVWCVAALALLAVTSALRTSQVEGVSRSRRLQAPSASDSNNVAETGPSENVQPTFRPRSSRRREETPQKDVVRTRTRSRPEVVPTPEQSQSPKNERFDVRRTRTRSQTVTESTNKDASLTREPVTRSRSRGGSRRPTAAPAPAPTSAPVDLTSPNIDESKIEVINSNLDDITKIPKEDTATTQFRRRTPVVQTTEKVTPIRSRGRGSTRANARSLDLDVSGTTNTLNVAEKAPTTARTAQQPDLRNARKLRYKTRPSETDTNLTGEGLVTANEVIKSSQNKESVTSQAEIQTAAPTAVETIVQHITEANKPKSTTLKVTKVVRRPLGRGKVNFRPSVSLPKIPVSDEIAEDDNYPESFKALIQAKNASTEASSSTEESLSLKASQKVYKTYPASPQSTLTGPGTNKYSRFRNKQVTAEESKNENKEDTKGVETTVAPAVSRPRNSEYKPRGTYSARARKSTSSPSSTTASTVSGQSTEKPAFKYSRKFKAPSTESPKIEVKSKPVELSSNLKKTFVRPPVYSRKFKGKTSTEASSTESVKIENPSFTKKTVLPRTSYYSRLRNNVKNEVSSTTEAVVEVTPESEPKTTVESVDAPLVIALLNNSEDRKTARIDDQPENNDNLMFLISVTSKESLENNTNNDVINTAEESENMPILNVSPSASSRLDSDKYKYHATFKDQNSTNDIEKEKGSSTVFPPVRNLQTRKYGRSRVKSKDGKSDVVVTSPKPRERSIRKFSESFSKTTEASTNGITPEPDKSKSRFSSKYRASYLDKPFYKPTVPTITSSTVEGEEIQLGPDLNAISFTQTRRTLSSADLRLSESLVKPPLVMNVEASHHSPSVTVSIFDALAEILTSTPKPRISTTTEVPKIQKLNTDVKQVLDGVSSNNNVNSVQDLAGQDTFMSTNADVSTSTKSVQPTVQGTPNVINSILVGGTVTQSLNTEDGSKIPVNTPQPTTPIPTPTTPISARKPFAIRVLYSETEPPKDKTTTASTPTQGSTDRPKMVYNTVSDLLLSNNNLVSSELTSMLSNNIINIIENMDEDSRSKLKSLDMAKVLKSLIPRALDGLATVLDNADSIPNTTPYSLEDIRDTAKIVIDGVEYDNSLQSVSTGGNVNITVDNRNVPISVTQNPTTVNSPVTPATVESTRSVSSSQGTTAASTSTTTANAIRATAAATPTTAAATSPVSSETASLNVDIVSDTPSDFTNKNVPLPFLTNFQSNDFTVDESDKLFGAATTAILKPLSLSIVSSSVSPPQRDIDEIQDPSQVSRLQLWVLSKKARVLKMIEDIIRQHNNELATLPPLTDFVSPSGNINLSERLTNIMNTMIASTETVTTRDTETTSPMTTPSFVINPLSTNVFEATTTASPPTVLTTTTEAVSSSSVPSTSDTVSISSRSGRTQAIDGTTGSSSVTTTVTTDASETINDVTSTMPAPTTDQKVEILSRLQEAPVTTTTIASSETMETTTLVADTETTTQNVETTTFNIDTTTSTDASDNNTSQTTVSTLSVGTPAIPKKDYVIFGILPNNTVVRKNPNEDILEQLTEASPYIVYGVLPNNTVIRKFPNGTRVPRVMQKIDILPISPWSLRNPYSPIHNNPAIVRPQPNPIRESTNTATSTDTSNNGTERLTNDTVNNQQRMITPSALNIKSSNGITTTIMPEKSTASHVLSLRTTTMLPSIDEILLNSISSAAIQEMVISEMTSSTREPRILTLDIDPETKQIRTEKPGEGDGSAVFKFIPIDEVTVAPQNSNVLKLASTKTPPSTNSVQTETQTMSTSSVTEMSTQTPQVQTQETTMNEATTTQRTTIMPEITVMSSAFTNAPGTVPTTTSQPTTLPPTTTTTPAPITTTTEPTTTTTTTTTTTPAPTTTTTTTTTTTTTTTPAPTTTTPAPTTTTAAPTTTQATTVVQSTTISVEEELRRYREDVQLLQTLLQATGRDPKNLNLNALSLGDLTTTVRPTTTTTAPTTTRPTTTTRAPTTTQTTDPVKLLQALFTNPTTLSIPNLGGNLRVSTGQQATTTTRSIEDDIKQFEEDTKLLQALLQATGQNPASLNIPALDSLTTVRIPITQTTNIPTTTAIPTTTTTTTTTTTTVRPTTTTTRPTTTSRPTTTQNIEDDIKQFQEDTKLLQALLQATGQNPSTLNIPVISGITSNVRIASNPQTTSLGSNPTTPLNIRPVFATTNGPVFQTFAPRTVSTTLQPVTDVGISTTFTPFNRERLTTTIRSAPTTLTGRRAPFTGFTSTTEMPSSSTFSVEEDLAFLKNLKTVLKTNPNNEDPEAALANRIIALAVERSLNEIQTGTGETVRSGKNIAVSGNNLIPSTNRPAPTTTTPLPTTTTTTTTTTTTTTTPRPTTTTQRPTTTQRPTTTVNGPSIEDDIRQFQEDTKLLQALLKATGQDPSKLNLPTLPNLNGAQETTTQRSKLTITGQSSDEALKKLIQQTQPTGMVSEATRAPISLSTEYGKSNDALLAALLKEQGFGPTTASSLDEQLRLAGAAQTVQSVIRAGQRAATDVYMNGSGGSG